In the Desulfitobacterium hafniense DCB-2 genome, CCGCACTGGCACTTTCCGCAGGATACAAGGTGATGAAGACGGGAGGAAACCATAACAGCCAGATCGGACTGCCCCTGATGATGTTTCAGTTTTCCTGGGAACACGAAGCGGCGGTGGTGGAGATGGGGATAAGCGATTTCGGCGAAATGGCGCGCCTGGCTCAGGTCGCCGAGCCGAAGTACGCCGTCATGACCAACCTCGGCATTACTCACATCGGCCAGCTCAAAACCCAGGGGAACATCCTGCGGGAGAAGCTGCACATCACCGACCGGTTCACTCAGGGTTCCGTTCTGTTTTTAAACGGGGACGATCCGATGCTGGCCGGACTCCGCGGCAAGACAGGGTATGAGACCGTTTTTTATGGCAGGTTGCCTTGGTGTGATTTTCGCGCGGAGGGGATTACGGTTCAAGAGGAAACCACCGCTTTCCGCTGCCTTGCTCCGGGGAGCGAGAGCGTGGAGGTGACCCTGCCGGTACTGGGAATGCACCATGTTCTGGATGCCCTGGCCGCTCTGGCCGTGGCGGAGCGGCTGGGCGTGCCTCTGAAACGGGCCGCCGCCGCACTCAGGGATTACCGCCCCCTGGCCATGCGCCAGCAGATTTACCATGTCAATGAGGTTGCCGTCATTGATGATTCCTACAACTCCAGTCCCGGCGCGGCCAAAAGCAGCCTGAGTGTTCTTGCGGGGTTCCGGGCCGGCCGCAGAGTAGCCGTGCTGGCGGATATGCTGGAACTGGGGGAGTATTCCCGGCAGGCGCATTTTGAAGTCGGCGTCTGCGCTGCGGAAAACGGAGTGGATATTTTACTCACCGTCGGTCAGGAGGCGAAAGCCGTGGCCGAGGGTGCCCGCTCCGTCCGGGCCGGGATCGACTGCCGCGTTTTGGACAATAACTATCAGGCCGCTGAGGAGTTGAAATCCTTTCTGTCTCCCGGTGACGCAGTTCTGGTCAAAGGCTCCCGCGGCATGCATACGGAGGAGATCGTCCGCGCCCTGCTTTAGCTTCCCGTTAACCGGGCTTTCCAGCTGTACTTAAAACGGCGGTAGGGTGGTGAAACCATATTCCTGAAAGGGGTCTCGACATGAAAAGAAAAAGATTGACTCAGTTATTCCCATTCCTGCTGCCGGTCCGCAGGATACAACGGAAATTATGCTTCTATACCAAGATGTACCTTGACCGGAACCACTATGCCAAAGCAAAGGCTCCAGAGTTTTTGCCTTTTTGCATTTATGAAACCAAGTCGAAGCTTCTCAATGAAAATACCGGCATGGATATAAAATACCAGGAGAACAAGGTGTTTAATCTGCGCCTTGCTGCGGAGCCCGTCAATGGCCTATTGATCCGCCCTGGCGAAACATTTTCATTTTGGCAGCGGGTGAGATATGCCGAGAAAAATGAGCGGTATAAGGACGGTCTATGCGTGGTCAATGACGAATTGGTTACGGTTCCGGGAGGCGGTTTGTGTCATCTCAGCAATTTGCTGTTTTGGCTCTTTCTGCATACTCCCCTCACGATTGTCGAACGGCATGCTCATGAGATTAAAGATTTTCCTTCTCCCGATGAGGATGAACCGGATGGTGTGGACGCGACAATCCACGAAGGGTGGTTGGATTTAAAGGTCAAAAACGATACCAATCTTACCTTCCAAATTGAACTATCCATTGATGGGCCTTACATCTATGGCCGTATTTTTATGGATCAGGCTAAAGGGTATAGTTACGAGGTTGTTAATCGTGATAAGCGCTTTCTCCAAAAAGAGGGAAAAATATTTGAGCGGGTTTCCGTTTGCCGGCAGGTGATCGACAACAAATCCAAGCAAGTTATTTCCGAAAATATGCTTTATACGGATGTATTTGAAATCGGGTATCCGCTTCCGGAAGGAACTGCTATCGCAGAGGAAAAGGAAATTTGAAAGGAGAAAGCTTATGAGTAAGTTGAAAATCGCAATTATCTTCGGAGGCTGTTCCGAAGAACATCCCGTCTCCGTTAAATCTGCTGGGGAGGTGGCCAAAAACCTGGATCTCGAAAAGTATGAACCCTTCTATATCGGGATTACGAAAGATGGGGTTTGGCAGCTTTGTCACTACCCTGAGGCCAATTGGGAAAAGGGCAGTTGCCGTCCGGCTATCCTGTCACCGGACAGAAGCGTCCAGGGATTGCTTGTTCTGGAGCAGGGGCAATACCAAAGGATCCCCTTGGATCTGGTGTTTCCCGTTCTGCATGGCAAATTTGGCGAGGATGGCGCGATACAGGGTTTGTTGGAGCTTTCCGGCATCCCCTATGTGGGCTGCGATATCCCGAGTTCGGCTCTGTGCATGGACAAATCCCTGGCTTATATCGTCGCTGGAAAGGCAGGAATTGCCACGCCAAAGTTCCGGACGGTCACTGCGAAGGAGACTATTGACGCCGAACGGCTTGCTTATCCCGTTTATGTCAAGCCGGCCCGTTCGGGTTCATCCTTCGGCGTCACTAAGGTATGCCGCCAAGAAGAATTGCTGAGTGCGGTGGAAATCGCCAGACAGTATGACTCGAAGGTGCTGATTGAAGAGGCTGTCGTCGGCAGCGAGGTAGGCTGTGCGATATTTGGAAACGATCTGGATTTGATGGCCGGTGAGGTCGATCAGATCTGTCTGTCTCATGGCTTTTTCAGAATCCATCAGGAGAATGAGCCGGAAAAGGGTTCCGAAAACTCAACACTAATCGTTCCCGCCGACATTTCCCCAGAGGCGCGCTCGCGGGTTCAGGAGACGGCAAAAGCCATCTATCGCGCTTTGGGCTGCAGGGGACTGGCGCGGGTGGATATGTTTCTGAAAGAAGATGGAACAGTAATCCTCAACGAGGTGAATACTTTGCCCGGCATGACCTCATACAGCCGTTTTCCGAGAATGATGGCGGCCGCAGGCTTGCCCTTTGCCGAAGTGATCGACCGGCTTGTCTCGTTGGCCTTTTAATTTCCCCATCACCTGATTGAGCAGGACAAGAAAATTGCCAAAGGGACAGTTTGCCGATAGGGTGGGCTGTCCCTTATCGGTATGGTGATATTCAGAAAATCTTAAGATTTTCATAAGCAAAAAGCTGCAAAATGGATTTTTGGCTTTGCGGTATAATAATATGGGGTTATATACTTAAAAGAAAGAAGTTGACGCTTTTGGCTGCCAATATTTTGATTGTTGATGATGAACAAGCTATTGCCGATTTGGTGGAAGTTTATCTGAAAAATGAGAACTATAATCTCTTTAAATTTTATAACGGCAAGGATGCCCTTGACTGTATTGCCAAGGAAAAGCTGGATCTGGCCATTTTGGATGTCATGCTCCCTGATGTAGACGGTTTTTCAATCTGTCGGCAAATCCGGGAAAAGCATAATTTTCCGGTGATCATGCTGACAGCCAAGGAAGAGGAAATCGATAAGATTACCGGGCTGACCTTAGGCGCGGACGACTATATCACCAAGCCGTTCCGCCCCTTGGAGCTGATTGCCCGCGTCAAGGCGCAGCTGCGGAGATTTACCAAATATAATTCTTCAGAGCCAAACCAAGAGGAACACGTGATTGCCTTTTCCGGCTTGGTCTTAGACATGAATACCCATGAATGTACCTTGAATGAAAAAAAACTATCCCTCACGCCTACGGAGTTTTCCATTCTTTGGGTCCTTTGCTCCAACCGCGGCCGGGTAGTCAGTTCGGAAGAATTGTTCAATGAGGTATGGGGAGACAAATATTTTACCAACAGCAATAATACGGTCATGGTTCATATCCGGCATTTAAGGGAAAAAATGCAGGACAGCACGGAACATCCTAAATATATCAAAACGGTATGGGGGGTTGGCTATAAAATTGAAAAGTGAGCGGGATAAAAGAAGGAATGATTATACAAAGTTAAAAAGGGAATTATTTCTTCGCATGCTCTTGATTGTTTTTGCCACGGCTGCAACAGTTATCTTCCTGCGTTTTGTCATTCAAAAAAACTTCAGTGTGGGCGATAGCATAGTCCGCTTTTTAATGACTGCGTTTGATTTGCGCGAAAACGTTGCGGTATTAATTTATCGGTCTGTATTTTACAGTAATATAGAAATTATTACCTTTATTGTGATTCTTGTCTTCGTAGTTATTTTGCTTAACTTATCGACTTCCTGGTTTACTAAATATTTTGATGAAGTCAGTGCCGGAATGGATAAACTTGTTGAGGAATCCGCCGCTGAAATAGCCTTATCACCGGAATTGGATTTTATGGAAAATAAGCTGAATCAGATCAAAAACAATCTGGAAAAACAAAAGAAAGCCGCCCTGGAGGCCGAGCAGCGCAAAAATGATTTAGTCGTTTATTTGGCTCATGATATCAAGACACCTCTGACCTCCGTAATCGGCTACTTAAGTCTTCTCGATGAAGCACCTGATATGCCTCCGGAACAAAAGGCAAAATATGTGGGTATTACCTTGGAAAAGGCTTATCGATTAGAAGAATTGATCAATGAGTTTTTTGAGATCACCAGATTTAATTTGCAAACGATTGTCTTGAATAAAGAAAAAATCAATTTACAGTTCATGCTCCAGCAGCTGGCCGATGAATTCTATCCCATGCTGGCTCCCCAGGCCAAGCAGGTGTCCGTCAATGTGCCTGACGGCCTCACTCTATGGGGAGATGCCGACAAACTGGCCCGTGTATTCAATAACATTCTGAAAAACGCCATCGCTTACAGCTATGAAAACAGCGTCATTGACATTGCTGCCGGGCAGCAGGACAAGACTATGGTGATAACGTTTACGAATCAGGGAGACCCCATCCCGCAGAAAAAGCTGGAAACTATTTTTGAGAAATTTTACCGCTTAGATTCCGCACGTTCCACAAACACCGGCGGAGCAGGACTGGGTTTAGCTATTGCCCAAGAAATTGTCAAGGCTCACGACGGCACGATCTCTGTGGAAAGCAACCCGGAAAATACGACATTTACAGTAAAAATTCCATTATAACAATAAGAAAACCTTAAGAAGTCCATAAGCTGGAAGTCCTATAGCTCCTTGTTCTGTGGTTAAGTACAGAATGAGGAGCTGTTTTATATGTCCGAGCAGTACAATATTACCGACGCGTTGGCAGTGTATGACAGCTTAAGAAAAGAATAAGTACTTCATAAGCACTTCTTAAGATTTTGCTAAGTTAAAATTCCAACATCGTCTGCCTGATCTCGGTAAGATGAACTTGCCCAATCGAACGGGCTTTGATATTCAGGAAAGGGGTCTCGGATATGGAAAGAAAAAGAATGACTCAGCTGGTTTAGGGTGGTCAGGATGAAAACTGGAAAATTAAAAACGAATAACGGCGGTCTGGCCTGGTTTTTCCTGGGGCCCAGCCTGCTGGGCTTTGCTCTTTTTTATTTGCTCCCCTTTGTCACCGGCTTTTACTATTCCCTGGTAGACAGTCCCCTTAACGGTACGTTTGTCGGACTACATAATTACGGCGCTTTGTTAAAAAAACCAAGCTTCTTAGCAGCTCTGGCCAATACAGCCAAGTTTACTTTAATCTGTGTACCCCTTAATCTGATGCTCTCCCTGGGAGCGGCCATGTTATTGAACCAAAAATTACCGGGCCGGAACCTGTTCCGCACCATTATGATCACGCCTTTGGTGGTACCCGTGGCCTCGGTGGTTTTGGTGTGGCAGGCATTCTTTGATTTGAACGGCGTTTTAAATTCTCTGATCCATGCCCTGGGTCACCCGTCTGTGGACTGGATGAAAACCAACTGGTCCAGAGTGGTGGTCCTGGTGATTTATCTATGGAAAAACATCGGTTACAGCGTCATTCTGTTTCTGGCCGGATTGCAGAATATACCGGCTGAATACTACGAAGCGGCCAGGATCGACGGGGCCAGCCGCTATCAGGAGTTTTTTCGCATAACCCTGGTCTATTTGACCCCCACGACTTTTTTTGTTTTTGTCATCTCGATGATCAATTCCTTTAAAGTGTTCCGGGAGACGTATCTTATCTCCGGAGATTATCCCCATAACAGCATCTATATGCTGCAGCACTACATGAACAATATGTTTATGGCTTTGGATTATCAGAAATTGACTTCTGCGGCCTTTATTATGGCTGCCTTTATCGTGGCCGTCGTTTTATTGCTTTTTATCGTGGAGAGAAAGATCACCAATATGATTAATTAGACCCGGCGAGAGGGGGGTGTGTGTTTGAAGGGTAACCACCGGATCAGAAATCTGATCCATTTTGCAATTTTGCTGGTACTGGCTGTCCTGCTGATGTTTCCCCTGGCTGTAACCGTCACCAATTCCTTGATGAGTGAACAGGAAATCGCCGCTCATTATAACCCGGTGACGGACAAAAATTTAAGCAGCTATCAGGAGGACAGCGGGGATCACTTTGCCCGGTTCCAGCTGATCCCCGAGGTGGTGGTGCTGAAGCAGTATTATAACGTACTCATCAAAAAGACCCAGTTTCTGTTCATGTTCTGGAATTCTGTGCTGCTCACCTTCCCCATTGTCATCGGGCAAACGATGGTGGCAACCCTGGCGGCCTATGCCTTTGCCAAACTGAAGTTCAGGGGCAGGAATTTCCTGTTTTTTTTGTATATCATCGTGATGCTGATGCCCTTCCAGGTCACGCTTGTGCCCAATTATTTAATGGCCGGCCAGCTGGGCCTGCTTAACAGCCATTGGTCCATTATCCTGCCCGGCATCTTCAGCACTTTTGGCGTATTTCTCTTAAAACAGTATATGGAGCAAATACCGGACTCCTATCTTGAAGCGGCCCGGGTGGACGGAGCCAGCCAGTTCCAGATTTTTCTCAAAATCATTCTGCCCATGTCCAGGGGCGGTATAGCAGCCATGGCCATCCTTGTGTTTATCGATAACTGGAACATGGTGGAGCAGCCCTTGATTTTTTTACAGGATGCGGCCAAACAGCCTCTTTCCCTCTATCTTTCCAGAATCATCGACGGTGAAAAAGGATTGGCCTTTGCCGCGTCCGTTTTATATATGCTGCCGGCGCTGCTGAACTTCCTTTATGCCGAAAAATACTTGCTGGAAGGAATCCGGCTCTCCGGAATCAAAGGCTGAGCAAGGAAGGCCTTGCTATATAAATTCTTGCACACTTACTCTACAAGGGCTATTGTGTTGCCGCTGCACTAGTCCAGGAAGGGAGACAGGAAATTGGGGAATGAAGCAATCGCAGGTGATGGGCAAAGAAAAAAGTTGATCGGAAAGCTGAGCCTGCTCTTCCTAATGACAATGATCGGGTTAACATTCTTCTCCAATACCATCAATAACTTTGCTCTGCCCAGGGTCCAGACGGTCCGGCCCACCAACGGGGCGTTAATCAAAGAAATATTCGGGGAAGGGACGGTGGAGGTCAAATCAACCCGGGAGGAATATGCAGATGCCAATTTGCGGGTCAAGGAGGTCAGGGTGGAGCAGGGGGACAGGGTCAGCAAAGGCCGGACCATCATCATCCTGGACGTGGACGGTCTGAAGTCGGATTATCAGGATGAACAGGCCCGCTACCGGCAGCTCCAGCTGTCCCTGGCCGGAGCCCAGGCAGAGCAGGCGCAAAAACAAAGAGATTACGATAATCTGAAGGTCCTGTTTGATCATGAAGCCGAAACGGCGGTAAACCTGGAAAATGCCGCCAGGAACCTGGCGGACGCGCAAAGGCACTGTGAGGATATTCAGCTTAATCTGGAAATACAGGCCAGAAAGGTGGCTGCTCTGGCCCAACAGGTGGCCAACAACGGCGTGTATACAGCGCCTGTGGACGGCCTGATCACAGAACTGAATTTCCCTGCAGGGTCGATGACCAATAGCTCCCTGCCTCTGTTTAAATTGGCTGACCTGGGGCAGGGGTTCCGGCTGATCGTGCCCATTGACAAGGATTTGCTTGATTATGTCAAACCCGGAGATACGGTGAGTGTGAATATGCTCTCCCTGGGGGATCAGAAAACCGAGGGGACAATCGACAGGATCGTGGAAAACAGCCGTCATAACGGCGAGGAGAAGGATCTGTGGATCGACGTCTCTCTGGAAGGCCTGAGCGGCGGCGAAAAGGGAGAAATCTATTTAAGCAAAAAAACCAAGCCTTACGATACCCTCGTACCGAACAGCGCGGTTTATGACGACAGCAGCGGCTCCTATGTCTTCGTTCTGGAATCAAGAAAAGGGCCTTTAGGGACGGAGAACTATCTGCAAAAAGTAAACGTCAATGTGGAAGACAGGGATCGTGAAATGTCTGCGCTTACAGATATGGTGATGGGTGAAGTGGTGTGGCAAAGCAATAAACCGGTGGAGGACGGGGACAGGGTTCTAAAGGAGGGGGCAAATTGAAACCGGCTCAATTGAAACAGGATAAATCAGCCTACCCGGCCTATCTTGTTCTGGCCCTGGGTCTATTGGTCTTAACCTGGAGCACTCTTCTGGGGTCATCCCTGCCTGCTCAATTGGCGGATCTTGGCGGCCTGCACAAAACCGGCAAAATCACCGCCACTTGGCTGGGCGGCTCCCATCAGCCGGAAGAAGGGTCCTTTTCCCTGCAAGATCTGAGGCAGCTTAGCCAATACAGCCTCCGGGACTACGATCTGGCTTACGCCATGGAAGCTTCAACTTCTGCCGCTTATCAAAAGAATCAGAGCCCGGCCCAGGTGCTGGGGGTGAATGACCGGTATGCTCAATTCCAGCAAATCAACATGCGTTCAGGCAATTTTTTAACCTTCGAACAGGAAAACCAGCAGGTGGCCGTCATTGATGAAGAGCTGGCCCAGGCACTTTTTCAGAACGGCAATGTGGTGGGCCTGGAGATAGAACTGTATGGCCGGGAATTTAAGATAGTCGGGGTGGCCGGGAATGACCGTTTTCTGATCGGGACTCTGACGGACCGGGGCTACGGCACTTTGTACATACCGGCGAAAAAACTGTTGGAACTGGAAGCGGATGCCCGCATAACCTCATTGGCAGTGGCAACCAAGGATGCCGGTACCACAGGCCGCAATACCGCCGTTTTGGCCTCGGCCCTGGCCTCCATCGGCCAGGACACGGCCAACTACAAAATCATCGATTATAATCTGGCGGGTCTCCTGATGGAACAAGGGAATCAGCTGCGCCATTTTGGGGCGGGGACGGTGGCCATGGTGATGCTTTTCAGCTTGCTCAGGCGAAAAATAAAGGGTATTGATCATTTCTGCCGCCTGAGACTCCGGGATAACTATTGGTGGGAGATGATCAAGGGGGACGCCGTCAGGCTTGTGTTTGGTATAGCGGCGGTATCGGCCCTTGCTGCCGTGCTGCTGCTGGTCTGGAAATCAATCAGCTTTAGCTTATATATTCCGCCGCAGAACATTCCCAATGAACTGATTGATGTTTCATTTTGGGCCGACCTCATTAAGAAGGGGATTGAAACCAGGCAGCAAAGCGCCGGCTATGCAGCGCCGCCCGGAGAAGTTCAGCTGAATGTCCTTAATACCATCCAGAACTGGAACTTGTTTTTAAACATCTTTCTGGGTTGGCCGCTGTTCTTGCTGGGACTCTACCAGACCCAGCTGTTGCAGGAAAAGCTGCTCAAAGTGGAAGTGTTCTGCAGTATTTTCCTGCTGGCCGCCTTAAGCCTGGGTACTGCCTTGCTATGGCTCATCAAAATGCCCCTTGTCATGGAGACCGGGGAGGTGTTGCTGGTATTCAGCTCTGTATTTTTAACCGTGGTTACTTTTATTGATAGGAGGGCAGCAGATGGCGGGTTTACATCTGAAAAATTTAGCTAAGACCTACCCCGGCGGGGTTGCGGCAGTCAGGGATTTCTCTCTGGAAATCAAGGATCAGGAATTTTTAATCCTGGTAGGTCCCTCCGGCTGTGGCAAAACAACCGTTTTAAGGATGATAGCCGGGCTGGAGGAGATTTCAGCCGGTGAATTATATATTGACGACCGGCTGGTTAATGAGGTGGCCGCCAAGGACCGGGATATCGCCATGGTTTTTCAAAATTACGCTCTTTATCCCCATCTGTCGGTCTATGACAATATGGCTTTTGGACTTAAGTTGAGAAAACTGCCCAAGGTCGAGATCAGGAAAAATGTAGAGGAAGCGGCCAGGATTCTGGGACTTGAAGCTCTGCTTCAGCGCAAACCCAAGGAACTTTCCGGCGGGCAAAGGCAAAGGGTGGCCCTGGGGCGGGCCATTGTCAGGAAACCCAAGGTTTTCTTGATGGATGAGCCGTTGTCCAACCTGGATGCCCAGCTGAGAACCCAGATGAGAATAGAAATTGCCAAACTTCACAAAAATCTGCAGACAACCTTTGTTTATGTAACCCATGATCAAACCGAAGCCATGACCATGGGCACCAGAATCGTGGTGATGAAGGACGGCCTGATCCAGCAAATCGACAGCCCCCAAGCCATCTATGACCATCCGGTCAATATGTTTGTGGCCGGTTTTCTAGGCAGCCCGGGGATGAACTTTCTGGAAGTTTTGATGATCGAGGAAAAGGGCTGTATTTATGCCAAGCTGGCCGACGCCCTGCTGCCTGTTCCTGCTGCCGGGGGACAAAGATTAAAAGAGCAGGGGTATCTGGACCGGAAAGTGGTCCTGGGGATCAGAGCGGAACATCTCTGGGGCAGCGGAGATTTTGGGGACCGTCATTCCGAGTGGGCATTGGAGGGAAGGCTGGAGTTCAGCGAATTGAGAGGGGCTGAGACTTACCATTATGTAAGGATCGCCGGCAGGGAGGTGGTTGTCAGGGTGAGTCCGGAGCTGCGCGCCGCAACCGGACAGGAAGTCAGGGTAGGTTTTAATATGGCCAAGGCCCATTTTTTCGATCAGGAAAATGGGGTGAATATCTGTATTCTGAATAATTAAAGGAAAAGGGGTGTTTTAATGATCAAAAATAAATGCGGAGTTATTCTAAGCCTGGTTCTGATCCTGGGCATAGGGGTATTTACTGTCGGCTGCGGCAATACTCAGGCTGCCGGGGGAGCAAATGATCCTAATTCCCTGACCATTGCGGTGGTGAGCAAAGATACGTACCTGGATACGGCGGTAAAAAAGTTTGCAGAACTTCATCCCGGCGTTAGGGTGGAAGTGAAAGAATACACTTCCAGTACTTCGGAAAAAGGTGAAGGTGTCAGGGCGGCGGAGTCCGGGGATATTGAAAAATATGTCACGGCTATGAATACCCAGCTCATGTCCGGCCAGGGCAGCGATATTATTTTATTGAACAACCTGCCCTATCAGACCTATGCGGATAAGAATCTTTTAGTTGATTTGGGCGGGCTGATGCAGTCGGATCAAAGCTTCGACAGGGGCAAGTACTACCAGAATATTTTCAAGGCTTTAGAGTACAAAGATAAACTCTATGGGCTGCCGGTTAATATCAGCATCGATATGATTGCCGCCGATCAAACCTTACTGGCTGATTCCCAGGTGTCAATCGACGACAGCAACTGGGATTGGCAGGATTTTGTCAGGACGGCGGAAAAGATCATGAACGACAAGCAAAACGGGGAAACCCAGGGGATGTATGCCTTGGCCGGGATGGATGAAAAAAGACTGATTGGGACGCTGGTTAAAGAAAACTATGATAAACTGGTCGATCCGGAGAAGAAGACTGCCAATTTTACCGGTCAGGAATTTCTTGATTTACTTTCCTTAAGTAAATATCTGATTGACCACAAACTGGTGAATACGGATACGGCCCAGACCAACATTATGGACATGGCCGCCCGGGGTAAACTTGTTTTTAATTTCACTTCTCTGCAAGGGTTTTGGGCTTTGCAAACGACCAAGGCGATTTTCAGCGAGGGTGTTCAGCTTTTAAAGCCCCCCGGAAACGTGTCCTTTGCCACGGATTCCCTGTATGGGATCAGCAGTCAATCGGCCCATCAGGTACTGGCCTGGGAATTTTTGAAATTTTTGGTCTCTGATGAGATGATGACTCAGGGAGGACTGCCGATTAATAAGAGTGTGCTTCCCCAGGTTGCCCAGAATTTCACCCAGGCTATCCAAACAAGAGGTGGGAAAATGATGATCAAGGACGACGGCATTCCCGGTCAATCAATAACACTGCAACCCCCCACCCAGGAGGATGTGGATTATCTGGAAAACCTGCTCAGTCAAGCGAAGGTCTACATCGGAACGGACCAGAAGATTATTGCCATTGTTCAGGAAGAAACCGCGGCCTTCTTTACAGGACAGAAGACAGCGGAGGTGACTGCCCAATTGATTCAGGACAGGGTGAGCACCTACTTAAATGAATGAACGCCAAAGAGCACCGAGCAGTTCGGTGCTCTTAGTTTAAAAGGCGAGTTTATCAAATTTTCATAAATTCCATAGCAATTTTTCACTTTTGCCAAGGTGGCAGTTTATTTCTGGCTGTAATAATTAAGAATGTAAATTCTGCAGCTCGATTACGTCTTTTTGCCTGTTTGTCGCGAGCTTGTTCTATTTTAGAAAAAAGGACATGCTAACCTAAGGGAGGGGTGTCTGGATGACAAAAGAAAAAATTCTGATCGCCGACGATGAGGTGGAGCTTGCGGAACTGGTCAAAGACTTTTTAAGCGACGAACAGTATGAGGCTTTGGTCGCCAGGGATGGTCATGAGGCCCTGGAGCTGTTCAGGATGAACCAGCCCCAGCTGGTGATTCTGGATATCATGATGCCCGGCCTTGATGGGATGGAGGTCTGCCGGAGGATCCGCGCCGAATCCAATGTCCCCATCATCATGTTAAGCGCGAAAAAGGCCGAGGTGGATAAAATCCTCGGCTTGGGACTGGGGGCGGACGACTATATTGTCAAGCCCTTCAGCCCCGGTGAAGTGGTGGCCAGGGTGAAGGCTCAATTGCGCAGATTCAAGATGAGCGCTGTTCCCGAGCCCAAAACCCGGCTCTTGTCATACAGCGGTCTGGAAATTGATGTGCAGGGGTATGAGGCGGCCTTGGCCGGCCGTCCTCTGGAGCTGACCACCAAAGAATTCGAATTGCTGCGGTTTCTGGCCCTGCACCCCAATCAGGTCTTGACCCGGGAGCAAATTTTTGCCAATGTTTGGGGGTTTAATGAAAGCGGTGATTTAAATACCGTGACCGTCCACATTAAGAAACTGAGAGAAAAAATCGAATCGGACCTCGCCAATCCCACATTTATCAAAACCGTTTGGGGCGTGG is a window encoding:
- a CDS encoding ABC transporter ATP-binding protein → MAGLHLKNLAKTYPGGVAAVRDFSLEIKDQEFLILVGPSGCGKTTVLRMIAGLEEISAGELYIDDRLVNEVAAKDRDIAMVFQNYALYPHLSVYDNMAFGLKLRKLPKVEIRKNVEEAARILGLEALLQRKPKELSGGQRQRVALGRAIVRKPKVFLMDEPLSNLDAQLRTQMRIEIAKLHKNLQTTFVYVTHDQTEAMTMGTRIVVMKDGLIQQIDSPQAIYDHPVNMFVAGFLGSPGMNFLEVLMIEEKGCIYAKLADALLPVPAAGGQRLKEQGYLDRKVVLGIRAEHLWGSGDFGDRHSEWALEGRLEFSELRGAETYHYVRIAGREVVVRVSPELRAATGQEVRVGFNMAKAHFFDQENGVNICILNN
- a CDS encoding efflux RND transporter periplasmic adaptor subunit — its product is MGNEAIAGDGQRKKLIGKLSLLFLMTMIGLTFFSNTINNFALPRVQTVRPTNGALIKEIFGEGTVEVKSTREEYADANLRVKEVRVEQGDRVSKGRTIIILDVDGLKSDYQDEQARYRQLQLSLAGAQAEQAQKQRDYDNLKVLFDHEAETAVNLENAARNLADAQRHCEDIQLNLEIQARKVAALAQQVANNGVYTAPVDGLITELNFPAGSMTNSSLPLFKLADLGQGFRLIVPIDKDLLDYVKPGDTVSVNMLSLGDQKTEGTIDRIVENSRHNGEEKDLWIDVSLEGLSGGEKGEIYLSKKTKPYDTLVPNSAVYDDSSGSYVFVLESRKGPLGTENYLQKVNVNVEDRDREMSALTDMVMGEVVWQSNKPVEDGDRVLKEGAN
- a CDS encoding ABC transporter substrate-binding protein; the protein is MIKNKCGVILSLVLILGIGVFTVGCGNTQAAGGANDPNSLTIAVVSKDTYLDTAVKKFAELHPGVRVEVKEYTSSTSEKGEGVRAAESGDIEKYVTAMNTQLMSGQGSDIILLNNLPYQTYADKNLLVDLGGLMQSDQSFDRGKYYQNIFKALEYKDKLYGLPVNISIDMIAADQTLLADSQVSIDDSNWDWQDFVRTAEKIMNDKQNGETQGMYALAGMDEKRLIGTLVKENYDKLVDPEKKTANFTGQEFLDLLSLSKYLIDHKLVNTDTAQTNIMDMAARGKLVFNFTSLQGFWALQTTKAIFSEGVQLLKPPGNVSFATDSLYGISSQSAHQVLAWEFLKFLVSDEMMTQGGLPINKSVLPQVAQNFTQAIQTRGGKMMIKDDGIPGQSITLQPPTQEDVDYLENLLSQAKVYIGTDQKIIAIVQEETAAFFTGQKTAEVTAQLIQDRVSTYLNE
- a CDS encoding ABC transporter permease; translated protein: MKPAQLKQDKSAYPAYLVLALGLLVLTWSTLLGSSLPAQLADLGGLHKTGKITATWLGGSHQPEEGSFSLQDLRQLSQYSLRDYDLAYAMEASTSAAYQKNQSPAQVLGVNDRYAQFQQINMRSGNFLTFEQENQQVAVIDEELAQALFQNGNVVGLEIELYGREFKIVGVAGNDRFLIGTLTDRGYGTLYIPAKKLLELEADARITSLAVATKDAGTTGRNTAVLASALASIGQDTANYKIIDYNLAGLLMEQGNQLRHFGAGTVAMVMLFSLLRRKIKGIDHFCRLRLRDNYWWEMIKGDAVRLVFGIAAVSALAAVLLLVWKSISFSLYIPPQNIPNELIDVSFWADLIKKGIETRQQSAGYAAPPGEVQLNVLNTIQNWNLFLNIFLGWPLFLLGLYQTQLLQEKLLKVEVFCSIFLLAALSLGTALLWLIKMPLVMETGEVLLVFSSVFLTVVTFIDRRAADGGFTSEKFS
- a CDS encoding response regulator transcription factor, yielding MTKEKILIADDEVELAELVKDFLSDEQYEALVARDGHEALELFRMNQPQLVILDIMMPGLDGMEVCRRIRAESNVPIIMLSAKKAEVDKILGLGLGADDYIVKPFSPGEVVARVKAQLRRFKMSAVPEPKTRLLSYSGLEIDVQGYEAALAGRPLELTTKEFELLRFLALHPNQVLTREQIFANVWGFNESGDLNTVTVHIKKLREKIESDLANPTFIKTVWGVGYKFSGGAK